In Lepus europaeus isolate LE1 chromosome 19, mLepTim1.pri, whole genome shotgun sequence, the genomic window TACCCCCCGCCCCGACCCCAGTCACTAAGAGGAACTCCGCTCGCGGCGCTCCGCAgaaagcaaacacaaacacagcctcCGCCGGCCCAGGAACCGCGGCGCCGCGGGGAAAGGGCCGGCTGACAGCCTCGCGCGGGGCCGCCTCGGTGCGCTCCGCGGCCAAGGCACGGGCTCCGTTCCGCCCCGAATCCCGCCAGGCCCGCCACTGCCAGCTTTTGCCCTTGCGCTGCACCACCGACCACGGACCAGGCGCCCTGTCCTCGCCACGCGGGCCGCTTCTGTCTACGCTCAAAGGGGCCCTGGATACCGCTGGGGACCAGGAGAGCCTGCGCGCGACGGCCGGGgcttggctggagccaggagggagTGGCACTGCACCCTCTCCCCGCCAGGACGGAGGTCAGCCCCCCAAAGAGACGCCACGACACAGGGGACCTGTCCTGTCCATGCAGGCTGAAGACAAGCAAAGAAGCGCCTCGTGGGGCTTCTGTGCTGGCGCGGGGGTCGGGGTGCTGCCGTGAGTCTGTGGCGGGCAGCTTGAGGAAGCCGGAGCTGCCGGCGGTGCAAACCGCAACCTTCACACCAACTCCCCGGGGAGGACAGAAGCCAGAGCTCGCGACCCGCGCCTGGAGCCGCGGAGCCAGCGCGAGTGCGAGCCCCGGGGCCGCGAGGCGCCGCTGTCCgcacccctctccccccacccccacgccggCGGCCGCTTCGGCCTCCCAGCCCGCCCGCGGTCCGCCCGGCCAGGCGGCCGGCAGCCCCCCACCGGGGCCGAGGTGGgccctgcggcggcggcggctgacCTGGATGGTCTGTCTGTTGTAGACTTTTACCACGTGGAAGTTAAAACTGTAGATCCCTTTGCGCGGCGCGATGAAAGTGCTGCGCTCCGAGTCGAAGTTGTTTCCGATGTTCACCAGCACCTACAAGGAGACGGGGACGGGGCGCGGAGGCAGGGCTCAGCGCCCGCGCCCCTCCGCGGGGTCCCGCAGCCGGCCCGCCCGCACCCCTCTGCGCGCCCACCTGGTCGAAGTAGATGATCATGGTGCGATTGCTCATCTCGGACGGCTCGTGGTTGGTGCTCCGGATGGCGGAGAAGGCCACCTTGGCGCTGCCGGAGCGCACGGAGATGCCCAGGGCCGTGCCCGTGGGGTCGGACGTGGGGTTGGAGTCGCACACCACCAGGCACTTGCCCTCCAGGACGATGGGCTCCGTCTCGTTCTGCCCGCGGGCCGGGCCCGCCAGCCACgcagcccccagcagcagcag contains:
- the CBLN1 gene encoding cerebellin-1, with the protein product MLGAVELLLLGAAWLAGPARGQNETEPIVLEGKCLVVCDSNPTSDPTGTALGISVRSGSAKVAFSAIRSTNHEPSEMSNRTMIIYFDQVLVNIGNNFDSERSTFIAPRKGIYSFNFHVVKVYNRQTIQVSLMLNGWPVISAFAGDQDVTREAASNGVLIQMEKGDRAYLKLERGNLMGGWKYSTFSGFLVFPL